The proteins below are encoded in one region of Acidobacteriota bacterium:
- a CDS encoding peptidylprolyl isomerase, whose amino-acid sequence MSRWMPSCLLLATLAALGCTPTPSLEDLSRVAALEDRRVDDPQAWAPWLTHRDPRLRGLAARGMGRVRAGSLVAPLLERLGTEDDSRAAGEMIFALGQIADPRATDPLLELEKRTTAALRARILEALGKIGMQRSALFIERLEDPAPAVRRAALAALVRLHGRRADPPAPLEATAAATLLEALSKLRQDTDAELRWWAVYTLEQISLPGATNLLLDACADPDDRARIFAVRGLGRRLEAEPAIAERVSRALSPLLDDASPHVAAAAATVLGRMPDKEVRKALAQAFVRHRNSKSFHLRLAIVSLPQLPPGVLARALADGSRMVRAKALERGAGLRDPGTPEVARWAISPDRWQRAAAARAAARLELPAALRLLDRLRNDADPLVAAQAIEALDEQKFDRVGDQRRRWLLEALEKNDLALRGTALSLLARHGKAEDLAAVRACFAAATGDADVEVRREALRTAKALAGARAHDFFVTAAADPSPAVAALARELGGLPAATGERIGKPSSVRLVAGEDFGSERENPRALLETSRGRIVIELLREQAPRHVKNFTTLARRGFYDGLPFHRVVSGFVIQGLDPRGDGWGTGGVFLRDEINPLPYERGTVGMPNAGPDTGGCQIFITHVPTPHLDGRYTVFGRVVEGMDVVDAIEVGDTCISVEIR is encoded by the coding sequence ATGTCCCGCTGGATGCCATCTTGCCTGCTGCTCGCCACCCTCGCCGCTCTCGGCTGCACCCCCACCCCGTCCCTCGAGGACCTCTCCCGCGTCGCCGCACTGGAAGACCGACGGGTGGACGACCCCCAGGCCTGGGCGCCCTGGCTCACCCATCGCGACCCCCGGCTCCGCGGCCTGGCCGCCCGCGGCATGGGGCGGGTCCGGGCCGGGTCCCTGGTCGCCCCGCTCCTCGAACGGCTGGGGACGGAGGACGACTCCCGGGCCGCCGGGGAGATGATCTTCGCCCTGGGGCAGATCGCCGATCCCCGGGCCACCGACCCGCTGCTGGAGCTCGAAAAGCGCACGACGGCAGCGTTGCGGGCGCGCATCCTCGAGGCCCTGGGCAAGATCGGTATGCAGCGCAGCGCCCTGTTCATCGAGCGCCTCGAAGATCCCGCCCCGGCGGTGCGCCGGGCGGCCCTGGCGGCCCTCGTGCGCCTTCACGGGCGACGTGCCGATCCGCCGGCCCCCCTCGAGGCGACCGCGGCCGCCACTCTCCTCGAAGCCCTGTCGAAGCTGCGCCAGGACACGGACGCCGAACTGCGCTGGTGGGCCGTCTACACCCTCGAACAGATCTCCCTGCCCGGCGCCACCAACCTCCTCCTCGACGCCTGCGCCGACCCCGACGACCGCGCCCGCATCTTCGCCGTCCGCGGCCTGGGACGGCGGCTCGAGGCCGAGCCGGCGATCGCCGAGAGGGTCTCGCGGGCGCTGTCGCCCCTGCTCGATGACGCCTCGCCCCACGTGGCGGCGGCCGCGGCGACGGTCCTGGGGCGGATGCCCGACAAGGAGGTTCGCAAAGCGCTGGCCCAGGCCTTCGTCCGGCACCGCAACAGCAAGAGCTTCCATCTGCGGCTGGCCATCGTCTCCCTGCCGCAGCTTCCGCCGGGGGTACTGGCCCGCGCCCTGGCCGACGGCTCGCGCATGGTGCGCGCCAAGGCCCTCGAACGCGGAGCGGGACTGCGGGATCCGGGAACCCCGGAGGTGGCCCGCTGGGCGATCAGCCCCGACCGCTGGCAGCGGGCCGCGGCGGCCCGGGCCGCCGCCCGCCTCGAGTTACCCGCCGCCCTGCGGCTGCTCGACCGGCTGCGCAACGACGCCGACCCCCTGGTGGCCGCCCAGGCCATCGAAGCGCTGGACGAACAGAAATTCGACCGGGTCGGCGATCAGCGCCGCCGGTGGTTGCTCGAAGCCCTCGAGAAGAACGACCTGGCTCTGCGCGGGACGGCGCTGAGCCTGCTCGCCCGCCACGGCAAGGCCGAGGACCTGGCCGCGGTGCGCGCCTGTTTCGCCGCCGCGACGGGAGACGCCGACGTGGAAGTCCGCCGCGAAGCCCTGCGCACCGCCAAGGCCCTGGCCGGCGCACGGGCCCATGACTTCTTCGTCACCGCCGCCGCCGACCCCTCACCGGCCGTGGCCGCGCTGGCGCGGGAACTGGGCGGCCTGCCCGCCGCGACGGGCGAGCGGATCGGCAAACCCTCTTCGGTGCGTCTCGTCGCCGGGGAGGACTTCGGCAGCGAACGGGAGAACCCGCGGGCCCTGCTCGAAACCAGCCGCGGCCGGATCGTCATCGAGCTGCTGCGCGAACAGGCGCCGCGTCACGTGAAGAACTTCACCACCCTCGCCCGCCGGGGCTTCTACGACGGTCTTCCGTTCCACAGGGTGGTCTCGGGTTTCGTGATCCAGGGCCTCGATCCCCGGGGCGACGGATGGGGCACCGGCGGCGTTTTCCTGCGCGACGAGATCAACCCCCTGCCCTACGAACGGGGCACCGTGGGGATGCCCAACGCCGGCCCCGACACCGGCGGCTGCCAGATCTTCATCACTCACGTTCCCACGCCCCACCTCGACGGCCGCTACACCGTCTTCGGCCGGGTGGTCGAGGGGATGGACGTGGTCGACGCGATCGAGGTCGGCGACACCTGCATTTCCGTCGAGATCCGCTGA
- a CDS encoding TatD family hydrolase produces MTSASLFDTHNHLLYGELGADPDAAWHRARRAGVTRALLIGIDADSAEAVAAYVASREGLFAAVGIHPNETADADESAWRRILALAADPKVVALGETGLDLHWKRVPLGVQVAWLERHAEAALEADLPLVLHLREAWPAAREALAPYAARGLRAVLHCFGGTERDLEPFLGWGWPISFAGNLTYPGSGALRRAAARVPLDQLLVETDAPWLAPVPCRGRVNEPAFVVHTARRLAEILGRTYEEVAEATSRNALRFFRIEP; encoded by the coding sequence ATGACCTCGGCGTCCCTTTTCGACACGCACAACCACCTGCTCTACGGCGAGCTGGGAGCCGATCCGGACGCGGCCTGGCACCGGGCCCGGCGGGCTGGCGTGACCCGGGCCCTCCTGATCGGCATCGACGCCGATTCCGCCGAGGCCGTCGCGGCCTACGTCGCTTCCCGCGAGGGGCTCTTCGCCGCGGTGGGTATTCATCCCAACGAGACCGCCGACGCCGACGAATCGGCCTGGCGCCGGATCCTCGCCCTGGCCGCCGATCCCAAGGTGGTGGCCCTGGGCGAGACCGGGCTCGACCTGCACTGGAAGCGGGTGCCCCTGGGTGTGCAGGTGGCGTGGCTCGAACGGCACGCGGAGGCGGCCCTCGAGGCCGATCTGCCCCTGGTGCTGCACCTCCGGGAGGCCTGGCCCGCCGCCCGTGAGGCCCTGGCTCCCTACGCAGCGCGGGGTCTGCGTGCGGTGCTGCACTGCTTCGGCGGCACCGAGCGCGATCTCGAGCCCTTCCTCGGCTGGGGCTGGCCGATCTCCTTTGCGGGCAACCTGACCTATCCCGGCTCCGGGGCCTTGCGCCGGGCCGCCGCGCGGGTGCCGCTCGACCAGCTGCTGGTGGAGACCGACGCGCCGTGGCTGGCTCCCGTCCCTTGCCGCGGCCGGGTCAACGAGCCGGCCTTCGTGGTGCACACCGCCCGCCGACTGGCGGAAATCCTCGGCCGGACGTACGAGGAGGTCGCCGAGGCGACCTCCCGTAATGCTCTTCGTTTTTTCCGTATCGAGCCGTGA
- a CDS encoding M20/M25/M40 family metallo-hydrolase, whose translation MIDRLRFLPLLGVLATGALSLAATAADLVHHDLQVRLDPPTHRIFVRDEMTLGAAPFAAAADGVTLVLHEGLELRCRSEGWHLETLDQVPEGFAGAEGAQVPLTAYRLVRDAGTGGPVTLEWEGAIHHPLEQVGEEYQRSFAETPGLIGAEGVFLAGSSLWVPRLDDALLTFRLEARELPQGWDVVSQGGRTRHEKDSKGRWTTVWDCPSPTEEVYLVAGPWTEYGARHGKTEILAFLRTPDGALADRYLQATRRYLEMYEQVLPPFPYPSFSLVENFWETGYGMPGFTLLGSRIIRFPWILTSSYPHEILHNWWGNSVYVDAALGNWCEGLTAYMADHLLAEQRGEDALYRRSTLKKFTDMVRGGEDKPLVTFRSRHSAASEAVGYGKSLMLFHMARQILRDDLFGAALRRFAQTMTFERATFDHISGIMTAETGIYWKPFFRSWIERSGAAALKIDGVEATAPAQPGEPWHLVVRLRQVQAEEPFPFAVPVYVTLAGREEALVAWEETNQREIVFEIDCPSRPLRVDVDPLFDVMRRLDPLEVPPALSTLMGDKSPTYILPAGADEAELRAWRELAGNWQGPDTEPRFLLDEDIDALPAGTVWVLGRDNRFGPPLAATLAEQGVSLDESGIRVRDQRLPLSGHSLVLVARRPEDPAVAAAWIAADPVEAIAGLARKLPHYTRYSWLAFAGDEPSNVGKGLWTPLRSPLVYFLEEGAPRARFPRREPLATLPPAVESTAMVKAVEFLAAPALEGRGMGSPGLAEATAWVEKRFEAIGLAPAGGDGYRQSFVAQVGTPARRVEAVNLLGRIEGSDPALAHQPVILMAHLDHLGRGGPDVRAGNEGQIHPGADDNASGVAVLLEVARLLAAAPPPARPILVAVVTGEEFGGVGSRHMVASLGEAVRPFACVNLDTVGRLGDDPLLVIGAESAREWKYLFMGVGYTTGVPIEMAAEPLDSSDQVACIEAGIPGVQLFSGAHADYHRPTDTADKIDAAGLGRVVEVTRETLSYLAGRSEALHFTGASASSRPAAAAAAKPAARKATLGTLPDFAFKGPGVRIDEVMADSAATEAGLAPGDVIIGWDDQPVNDLRGYTERIRASRPGQKVRLTLLRGEEEIQLEITLRAR comes from the coding sequence ATGATCGACCGTCTCCGATTCCTGCCCCTGTTGGGGGTGCTCGCCACCGGCGCCCTTTCCCTCGCCGCCACCGCGGCGGACCTTGTGCACCACGACCTCCAGGTGCGTCTCGATCCCCCGACCCACCGCATCTTCGTCCGCGACGAGATGACCCTGGGCGCCGCGCCATTCGCCGCGGCCGCCGACGGGGTGACCCTGGTGCTGCACGAAGGTCTCGAGCTCCGCTGCCGCTCGGAGGGCTGGCACCTCGAAACCCTCGACCAGGTCCCCGAAGGCTTCGCCGGCGCCGAAGGGGCGCAGGTGCCCCTGACGGCCTACCGGCTCGTGCGTGACGCCGGGACCGGGGGCCCGGTGACCCTCGAGTGGGAGGGCGCGATTCACCATCCCCTCGAGCAGGTGGGCGAGGAGTACCAGCGCAGCTTCGCGGAAACCCCGGGACTGATCGGCGCCGAGGGGGTCTTCCTGGCCGGATCGAGCCTCTGGGTGCCGCGCCTGGACGACGCACTGCTGACCTTCCGCCTGGAAGCCCGGGAACTGCCGCAAGGCTGGGACGTGGTCAGCCAAGGAGGCCGCACGCGCCACGAGAAGGACTCGAAGGGTCGCTGGACCACCGTCTGGGACTGCCCCTCTCCCACCGAAGAGGTCTACCTGGTGGCGGGCCCCTGGACCGAGTATGGCGCGCGCCACGGCAAGACGGAGATCCTGGCCTTTCTGCGCACCCCCGACGGGGCCCTGGCCGACCGCTACCTGCAAGCCACCCGCCGCTACCTGGAGATGTACGAGCAGGTGCTGCCGCCCTTTCCCTATCCCAGCTTCTCCCTGGTGGAGAACTTCTGGGAGACCGGTTACGGGATGCCGGGCTTCACCCTGCTCGGCTCGCGCATCATCCGCTTCCCGTGGATCCTCACCTCGTCCTATCCCCACGAGATTCTCCACAACTGGTGGGGCAATTCGGTCTACGTCGACGCGGCCCTGGGCAACTGGTGCGAGGGGCTGACGGCTTACATGGCCGACCACCTGCTGGCCGAACAGCGGGGAGAAGACGCGCTCTATCGCCGCTCGACGCTGAAGAAGTTCACCGACATGGTGCGGGGCGGTGAAGACAAGCCCCTGGTGACGTTTCGCTCGCGACATTCGGCGGCCTCCGAGGCGGTGGGCTATGGCAAGAGCCTGATGCTCTTCCACATGGCGCGCCAGATCCTGCGCGACGACCTGTTCGGCGCGGCCCTGCGGCGCTTCGCCCAGACGATGACCTTCGAGCGGGCCACCTTCGACCACATCTCCGGAATCATGACCGCCGAGACCGGCATCTACTGGAAACCCTTCTTCCGCTCGTGGATCGAACGCAGCGGAGCGGCGGCATTGAAGATCGACGGGGTCGAGGCCACGGCCCCCGCGCAGCCGGGAGAGCCATGGCACCTGGTCGTGCGGCTGCGGCAGGTCCAGGCTGAAGAGCCCTTTCCCTTCGCCGTGCCGGTCTACGTCACCCTCGCAGGCCGGGAAGAGGCCCTGGTGGCATGGGAAGAAACCAACCAACGGGAAATCGTCTTCGAAATCGACTGCCCCTCGCGCCCGCTGCGCGTGGACGTGGATCCTCTCTTCGACGTGATGCGCCGCCTCGACCCCCTCGAGGTGCCCCCGGCCCTGAGCACCCTGATGGGAGACAAGAGCCCGACCTACATCCTTCCCGCCGGGGCCGACGAGGCCGAGTTGAGGGCCTGGCGCGAGCTGGCCGGAAACTGGCAGGGGCCGGACACCGAACCCCGCTTCCTGCTCGACGAAGACATCGACGCCCTGCCGGCGGGAACGGTGTGGGTGCTCGGGCGCGACAACCGCTTCGGCCCGCCCCTGGCCGCCACCCTGGCCGAACAGGGCGTCAGCCTGGATGAGAGCGGCATTCGGGTCCGGGACCAGCGTTTGCCCCTCAGCGGCCACAGCCTGGTACTCGTGGCCCGACGCCCGGAGGACCCGGCCGTCGCCGCCGCCTGGATCGCGGCGGATCCGGTGGAGGCCATCGCGGGCTTGGCCCGCAAGTTGCCCCACTACACCCGCTACTCGTGGCTCGCCTTCGCCGGCGACGAACCGTCCAACGTGGGCAAGGGCCTGTGGACCCCCCTGCGGTCACCGCTGGTGTATTTCCTCGAAGAAGGCGCACCCCGCGCCCGGTTCCCCCGACGCGAGCCCCTGGCCACCCTCCCCCCGGCGGTGGAGAGCACGGCGATGGTGAAGGCCGTCGAGTTCCTCGCCGCCCCCGCCCTCGAAGGACGCGGCATGGGCAGCCCGGGGCTGGCGGAAGCCACCGCCTGGGTCGAGAAGAGGTTCGAGGCGATCGGCCTCGCACCGGCGGGCGGCGACGGCTACCGCCAGAGCTTCGTCGCCCAGGTCGGTACCCCGGCCCGCCGGGTGGAGGCGGTCAACCTCCTGGGCCGTATCGAAGGCAGCGACCCGGCCCTCGCCCACCAGCCCGTGATCCTGATGGCCCATCTCGATCACCTGGGTCGGGGCGGGCCCGATGTGCGCGCGGGCAACGAGGGGCAGATCCACCCGGGCGCCGACGACAACGCCTCCGGCGTGGCCGTGCTGCTGGAGGTGGCCCGGCTGCTGGCCGCCGCCCCGCCTCCCGCCCGGCCGATCCTGGTGGCCGTGGTCACCGGGGAAGAGTTCGGGGGCGTGGGATCGCGGCACATGGTGGCCTCCCTCGGTGAAGCCGTCAGGCCCTTCGCCTGCGTGAACCTGGACACGGTCGGACGCCTCGGTGACGACCCCCTGCTGGTCATCGGCGCCGAATCGGCCCGGGAGTGGAAGTACCTCTTCATGGGCGTGGGCTACACCACCGGGGTACCGATCGAGATGGCCGCCGAGCCCCTGGACAGCTCCGACCAGGTCGCCTGCATCGAGGCGGGGATCCCCGGGGTGCAGTTGTTCTCCGGGGCCCATGCCGACTACCACCGGCCCACGGACACGGCGGACAAGATCGACGCCGCGGGTCTCGGACGCGTGGTGGAAGTGACTCGCGAGACCCTATCCTACCTGGCCGGCCGCAGTGAAGCGCTGCACTTCACCGGGGCCTCGGCAAGCTCCCGGCCGGCCGCCGCCGCGGCGGCGAAACCGGCCGCCCGCAAGGCCACCCTGGGAACCCTGCCGGACTTCGCCTTCAAGGGTCCCGGTGTCCGCATCGACGAGGTGATGGCCGACTCGGCCGCCACCGAGGCCGGCCTGGCTCCCGGCGACGTGATCATCGGCTGGGACGACCAGCCGGTGAACGACCTGCGGGGCTATACCGAACGGATCCGGGCCAGCCGCCCGGGACAGAAGGTGCGCCTGACCCTGCTGCGGGGGGAAGAGGAGATCCAGCTCGAGATCACGCTGCGGGCCCGCTGA
- a CDS encoding TIGR01777 family oxidoreductase: MRVLVTGAGGFIGRALVARLVEEGRQVVALSRRPRAVTEALPELSGAWAWQPQAGPPPAEALEGVGAVVHLAGEPVAGIWTRAKRRAIEDSRVSGTRHLVEGLVAGGTGGVLVSASAIGFYGERGDAILDEGEGPTDDFLSRVCRQWEQEARQAEAAGWRVVRLRIGIVLERGGGALGAMERPFRLGMGGRLGRGRQWWSWIHREDLVEMILWALGGQVGGAVNATAPGPVRQGEFARELGRALHRPAWLPAPAFALRILTGGFAWELLSSKRVLPRRALEAGFRFRHPELPAALGAIYGEAR, from the coding sequence ATGCGCGTGTTGGTGACGGGAGCAGGTGGTTTCATCGGGCGGGCGCTGGTTGCCCGCCTGGTGGAGGAGGGCCGTCAGGTCGTCGCTCTCAGCCGCCGGCCCCGGGCGGTGACGGAGGCGCTGCCGGAACTGTCCGGGGCCTGGGCCTGGCAGCCCCAGGCCGGCCCGCCTCCCGCCGAGGCCCTCGAGGGAGTCGGGGCGGTGGTCCACCTGGCCGGAGAGCCGGTGGCGGGGATCTGGACGCGGGCCAAGCGTCGGGCCATCGAGGACAGCCGCGTGTCGGGTACGCGCCACCTGGTCGAGGGGCTGGTGGCCGGCGGCACCGGGGGGGTGCTGGTCTCCGCCAGCGCGATCGGCTTCTACGGCGAACGCGGGGACGCCATCCTGGACGAAGGAGAGGGCCCCACCGACGACTTTCTCTCCCGGGTCTGCCGGCAGTGGGAACAGGAAGCCCGGCAGGCGGAAGCGGCCGGCTGGCGGGTGGTGCGGCTGCGTATCGGCATCGTGCTCGAACGGGGCGGCGGGGCGTTGGGGGCGATGGAACGGCCTTTCCGCCTCGGCATGGGGGGGCGCCTGGGCAGGGGGCGCCAGTGGTGGTCATGGATCCACCGGGAGGATCTGGTGGAGATGATCCTCTGGGCCCTGGGCGGGCAGGTGGGCGGTGCGGTCAACGCCACCGCTCCCGGCCCGGTGCGCCAGGGGGAGTTCGCCCGGGAACTCGGACGCGCTCTGCACCGGCCGGCCTGGCTGCCCGCGCCGGCCTTCGCCCTGCGGATCCTGACCGGGGGCTTTGCCTGGGAGCTGCTGTCGAGCAAGAGAGTGCTGCCCCGCCGGGCCCTGGAGGCGGGTTTCCGCTTTCGCCACCCCGAACTGCCCGCGGCCCTGGGGGCGATCTACGGGGAGGCGCGGTGA
- a CDS encoding DUF1848 domain-containing protein, producing the protein MILSASRRTDLPAFYGPWLRARLREGWCESVNPFNRRQRRRVSLRAADVDAWVFWTRQPWRLEALLDALEAAGHRRSVAMVSLTGLGPPLEPQAPPEERVIEGMIALARRWGDPRRVVWRYDPIVLGPRDGPGVHAARFERFASALEGSVERVVVSILDRYRKTRRRLAGVEPGGGYPLCAEEEEPALAREVLARLVERAGRHGLEIQSCAEPLAWDVPGLARGRCIDGPWLAGLFPEHAFSFRSHKGQRAACGCHHSIDIGFPDSCLHGCVYCYATVSTRAARATRAAHDPSSSAMVPPGSETRSAGRKARGAVPGGATGGTPS; encoded by the coding sequence GTGATCCTCTCGGCCAGCCGCCGTACCGACCTGCCGGCCTTCTACGGACCGTGGCTGCGGGCCCGCCTGCGGGAAGGCTGGTGCGAGTCGGTCAACCCCTTCAATCGGCGCCAGCGCCGGCGGGTGTCCTTGCGGGCCGCGGACGTGGATGCCTGGGTCTTCTGGACCCGCCAGCCGTGGCGCCTGGAAGCGTTGCTCGACGCCCTCGAAGCAGCGGGGCACCGGCGTAGCGTGGCCATGGTTTCACTGACCGGACTCGGGCCCCCTCTCGAGCCCCAGGCGCCACCGGAAGAGCGGGTGATCGAGGGGATGATCGCCCTGGCCCGCCGCTGGGGCGATCCCCGGCGGGTGGTCTGGCGCTACGACCCCATCGTCCTGGGACCGCGGGACGGACCCGGCGTCCATGCCGCCCGCTTCGAGCGCTTCGCCAGCGCGCTGGAGGGGAGCGTGGAGCGGGTCGTGGTCTCGATTCTCGATCGTTACCGCAAGACCCGCCGTCGCCTGGCGGGGGTGGAGCCGGGCGGGGGCTATCCCCTGTGCGCCGAGGAAGAGGAGCCGGCGCTGGCGCGGGAGGTGTTGGCCCGGCTGGTGGAACGGGCCGGACGCCACGGCCTCGAGATCCAGAGCTGCGCCGAGCCCCTGGCCTGGGACGTCCCGGGGCTGGCCCGGGGGCGCTGCATCGACGGGCCGTGGCTGGCGGGGCTCTTCCCGGAGCATGCCTTCTCCTTCCGCTCCCACAAGGGCCAGCGTGCGGCCTGCGGCTGTCACCACTCCATCGACATCGGCTTTCCCGATAGCTGCCTCCATGGCTGCGTCTATTGCTACGCCACGGTCTCGACCCGGGCGGCCCGGGCGACCCGGGCGGCGCACGATCCTTCCTCGAGCGCCATGGTCCCTCCGGGTTCCGAGACCCGTTCCGCCGGCCGGAAGGCTCGGGGCGCCGTCCCGGGTGGAGCGACCGGCGGCACCCCTTCGTGA
- a CDS encoding HAD-IIB family hydrolase, which yields MKALVVTDLDGSLLDSRDYSFEPARRVLDDLAQRGIPLVACSSKTCAEMRAVLAEMGLGAPFAAENGGGVFFPATEPWRRVLESLEARPAFIEERDDLLLVRRGPRYRDILEAMDRLRAQGFALRGFADMSAEEVAARTGLSVPAARLARRREFDECFVVDSPTQPDDSALEQAVRALGYRLTRGSLLHLLGHQDKGQAFRLLHTACERFFGTALRTIALGDGYNDLPMLLAADTAVLIPPPNGEPDPDLARALASHPHAITASAPGPAGWADALSAWLGP from the coding sequence ATGAAAGCGCTGGTGGTCACCGACCTGGACGGCAGCCTGCTCGACAGCCGGGACTACTCCTTCGAGCCGGCTCGCCGGGTGCTCGACGACCTGGCCCAGCGCGGCATTCCCCTGGTGGCCTGCTCGAGCAAGACCTGCGCGGAGATGCGCGCGGTACTGGCCGAGATGGGCCTCGGCGCCCCCTTTGCGGCAGAAAACGGCGGCGGCGTCTTCTTTCCCGCCACGGAGCCGTGGCGGAGGGTCCTCGAGAGTCTCGAAGCCCGGCCCGCCTTCATCGAAGAGCGCGACGACCTGCTGCTCGTGCGCCGGGGCCCCCGCTACCGGGATATCCTCGAGGCGATGGACCGGCTTCGCGCACAGGGCTTCGCCCTGCGGGGCTTTGCCGACATGAGCGCCGAAGAGGTCGCCGCACGGACCGGCCTGAGTGTCCCGGCCGCCCGCCTGGCCCGCCGCCGCGAGTTCGACGAATGCTTCGTGGTGGACAGCCCCACCCAACCCGACGACTCGGCCCTCGAGCAGGCGGTCCGGGCCCTCGGCTACCGCCTCACGCGCGGCTCCCTGCTCCACCTCCTCGGTCACCAGGACAAGGGTCAGGCTTTCCGCCTGCTCCACACCGCCTGCGAGCGTTTTTTCGGCACGGCCCTGCGCACCATCGCCCTCGGCGACGGCTACAACGACCTTCCCATGCTCCTCGCCGCCGACACGGCGGTTCTCATCCCGCCCCCGAACGGCGAGCCCGACCCCGACCTCGCCCGGGCCCTCGCCTCCCACCCCCACGCCATCACCGCCTCCGCCCCCGGCCCCGCCGGCTGGGCGGACGCGCTGAGCGCATGGCTCGGCCCCTAG